One genomic region from Deltaproteobacteria bacterium encodes:
- a CDS encoding tetratricopeptide repeat protein: MATKSTKRAAASQVAIQYHWSAWLIPLLIAMLTGATFFPALFNELVNWDDDVMLVDNPHYRGLGWAQLRWMFSTFHAGHYQPLSWLTLGFDYLLWGIEPFGYHLTSLILHVVNALVFYFLCRLILTIIFATPRQAVGWTLNLSAALAALLFALHPLRVESVVWATERRDVLSGGFFLAAIYCYLRANSSPASALESRQRWLWLAVAAQLFSLLAKATAITLPLVLLILDVYPLQRWRGSLRTWLATGGRRVLWEKLPFLLLSLVFGVAALFAQHDVGALRPVQQYFFSYRLGQGFYGICFYLWKTLLPIDLSPLYELPYDFDAWTPVFIVCAVVAVAIGGLAFSLRRRWPWLAACLAYYVIVLAPVLGVAQSGPQLVADRYSYLSCLSWAMLLGGIFYCRLQSAKPGYFSIAVVIFASVVSLGLLTRTQVGVWHDSETLWKHALQVTPNTAIANYNLAKVYETKGKAPDSVKLYQRAVEINPTYSEAHYNLARLLAQQGKPDDAIAHYREALKFKPNDAETHNNLGQLLALQGNASAALAEYRQALALDPQFAKAYFNLGRLFVRSGEFEKAIDHFQRALRLAPEAAEVHVALARLLAEQGNKDTAAIHYQAAVDILKNARPNPSGK, from the coding sequence ATGGCGACGAAAAGTACCAAACGCGCCGCCGCCAGCCAAGTTGCCATTCAATATCATTGGTCGGCGTGGCTGATCCCGCTGTTGATCGCCATGCTCACCGGCGCGACGTTTTTCCCGGCGCTGTTCAACGAGTTGGTCAATTGGGACGACGATGTCATGCTGGTCGACAATCCGCATTATCGCGGTTTGGGCTGGGCGCAGCTGCGCTGGATGTTTTCAACCTTTCACGCCGGTCACTATCAGCCGCTCAGTTGGCTTACACTGGGATTCGACTATTTGCTTTGGGGCATCGAGCCCTTTGGTTATCATCTGACCAGCTTGATTCTGCACGTCGTCAACGCGCTGGTCTTTTACTTTCTTTGCCGGCTGATTCTTACAATTATTTTTGCCACGCCGCGCCAGGCGGTTGGCTGGACGCTCAATCTCAGCGCCGCCCTGGCGGCGCTGCTATTCGCGCTCCATCCGCTGCGCGTCGAGTCGGTGGTCTGGGCCACCGAGCGGCGCGACGTGCTTTCAGGCGGGTTTTTCCTCGCCGCGATTTATTGCTACCTGCGCGCCAATTCTTCGCCGGCGTCGGCGCTCGAATCGCGCCAGCGCTGGCTTTGGCTCGCCGTCGCGGCACAACTTTTCTCGCTGTTGGCGAAGGCGACGGCGATCACGCTGCCGTTGGTGTTGCTGATTTTAGATGTTTATCCGCTGCAACGTTGGCGCGGCAGCTTACGCACATGGCTGGCGACCGGTGGCCGGCGCGTGCTTTGGGAGAAGCTGCCGTTTCTCCTGCTCTCGTTGGTGTTCGGCGTTGCTGCCTTGTTCGCCCAACACGACGTCGGCGCGCTGCGCCCGGTGCAACAATATTTTTTTTCCTACCGTTTGGGCCAAGGATTCTACGGCATCTGTTTTTATCTTTGGAAGACGCTACTGCCGATTGACCTTTCGCCTTTGTATGAGCTGCCCTATGACTTCGATGCCTGGACTCCGGTCTTTATCGTTTGCGCGGTAGTCGCGGTGGCGATCGGCGGGCTGGCTTTTTCTCTGCGCCGCCGTTGGCCTTGGCTGGCCGCGTGTTTGGCCTACTACGTCATCGTACTCGCGCCGGTTCTCGGCGTGGCCCAAAGCGGACCGCAATTGGTCGCCGATCGTTATAGTTATTTGAGTTGTTTGAGCTGGGCCATGTTATTGGGTGGGATTTTTTATTGCCGGTTGCAAAGTGCCAAGCCGGGTTATTTCAGTATCGCCGTGGTGATTTTCGCCAGCGTCGTAAGCTTAGGATTGTTGACCCGAACCCAAGTGGGTGTTTGGCATGATTCCGAAACCCTGTGGAAGCATGCGTTGCAAGTGACGCCGAACACCGCCATCGCCAACTACAATCTCGCCAAGGTCTATGAGACCAAGGGCAAAGCGCCAGACAGCGTGAAACTTTACCAGCGCGCGGTCGAGATCAATCCGACTTACTCCGAAGCGCACTACAATCTCGCGCGGCTGTTAGCGCAACAAGGAAAGCCCGATGACGCGATCGCGCATTATCGTGAAGCGTTGAAGTTCAAACCCAACGACGCCGAGACCCACAATAACTTGGGGCAACTGTTGGCGCTGCAAGGCAACGCCAGCGCCGCGTTGGCGGAGTATCGGCAAGCGCTGGCGCTCGATCCGCAGTTCGCCAAGGCCTATTTCAATCTTGGCCGGCTTTTTGTGCGCAGCGGTGAATTCGAGAAAGCGATAGATCATTTCCAGCGCGCGCTGCGGTTAGCGCCGGAGGCTGCCGAAGTTCACGTGGCTCTGGCCCGCTTGCTTGCGGAGCAGGGAAATAAAGATACGGCGGCGATTCATTACCAAGCAGCGGTGGATATTTTGAAAAATGCCAGGCCTAATCCATCTGGCAAGTAA
- a CDS encoding tetratricopeptide repeat protein — MARKNRTKARQPAAVSDVGEIKNEEDSAHSVPGNLLSLASLVLFLGAFSLVSIGSIQQQSPTVDEPIHLLSGYASLKWGDYRANPEHPPLAKLWAALPLLAINIRDPRPTAIEWDIIPTTDPHTTHTATVAAKLFFVDNDGARLFFWAKLQIVLLALLLGLFIYRWSCELFGIEAALASLFLYGLDPNILAHSQIVHTDIAFSALFFIGSYYFWHALNKLTWFNLALTTGFFGLAATTKYAYLAILAVWGALGVLRVFSSRPQELCLGGIRTVSRRRDKALLVGGIIFCSLVAAYCLIWAAYGFRFSAVAGDGRSLPMANELLTQPRLRGLVSWLAQLQLFPEAWLYGQLFVLNNLQRKAYLFGAYSDQGFWLYFPVAFAVKTPLPTLILFLGTLVLWWKRKIDRAKVTFLLLAVAVYFSLAVFSHLSIGVRHILPIYPFLFVMIGGTVAQLWRVRTVVTGGAITVLGLWCVWSTINTYPHFLAYFNELAGGARQGHKILLDSNLDWGQDLKGLKAWMTQNQVKKIQFVYFGFHNDAEPRYFGIDAQFLPGSWVSSDLTSNKFTDPSDYLAISANHLFGRHYIRGERRVDFLKPFLSLSPTAIIGHSIYVYRISQAIVALRETVTTYPESAQAHADLGSLLENQGDVADAEKHYRQAVQQQSAPTKALYNLGMILAKQDNVDEAIEFLQRARTASPGDEDIHYDLALALAVRGDIEHAMGELRQTILIEPLYTKAYYNLAILLARQGQNSEAVAALRDAVKANPLFAKAHYQIGVMLGQGGAHEEAIWSYRQALQVDPSMAEAHESLGKLLASMGRTDEGVKHLEAAVRLIKSRPLAR; from the coding sequence ATGGCGCGTAAAAACAGAACTAAAGCTCGACAGCCGGCTGCCGTCAGCGATGTGGGTGAAATCAAGAATGAGGAAGATTCTGCGCATTCCGTGCCCGGGAATCTACTGTCACTCGCAAGCCTGGTTTTGTTCCTTGGCGCATTTAGTCTAGTCTCCATCGGCAGCATCCAGCAACAATCTCCCACGGTAGACGAGCCGATCCATTTGCTGTCGGGCTATGCATCGTTGAAGTGGGGCGACTACCGCGCCAACCCCGAGCATCCGCCGCTGGCCAAGCTGTGGGCGGCTTTGCCGCTGCTCGCGATAAACATAAGAGATCCTCGTCCGACGGCGATCGAGTGGGACATTATTCCCACCACCGACCCGCATACCACGCATACGGCTACAGTGGCGGCAAAGTTATTCTTTGTCGACAACGATGGTGCAAGACTCTTTTTTTGGGCCAAGCTGCAAATTGTCCTACTCGCCCTGTTGCTCGGTCTTTTCATCTACCGCTGGAGTTGCGAATTGTTCGGCATCGAAGCGGCGTTGGCATCATTGTTTCTTTACGGTCTAGATCCGAACATCTTAGCGCATAGCCAAATCGTTCATACGGATATCGCCTTTAGCGCGCTGTTTTTCATCGGCAGCTATTATTTTTGGCACGCTCTGAACAAGCTTACTTGGTTCAATCTTGCGCTCACGACCGGTTTCTTCGGTTTGGCGGCAACGACGAAATATGCGTATCTCGCCATACTCGCGGTTTGGGGCGCGCTGGGCGTTTTGAGAGTATTCTCGTCACGACCGCAAGAGTTGTGCCTAGGTGGCATTCGTACCGTTTCACGCCGACGCGATAAGGCGCTGCTCGTTGGCGGAATTATCTTTTGCTCGCTCGTCGCTGCCTATTGCTTGATTTGGGCAGCCTACGGATTTCGCTTCAGTGCGGTTGCGGGCGACGGCAGATCCTTGCCGATGGCCAACGAGCTGTTGACTCAACCGCGGCTCAGAGGGTTGGTTTCTTGGTTGGCGCAACTACAGCTTTTTCCCGAAGCTTGGCTCTATGGACAACTCTTCGTATTGAATAACTTGCAACGGAAAGCTTATCTTTTCGGGGCGTACTCAGATCAGGGCTTTTGGCTGTACTTCCCGGTCGCGTTCGCGGTCAAGACGCCGCTGCCGACGTTGATACTCTTTCTCGGAACGCTGGTCTTGTGGTGGAAGCGGAAAATTGATCGGGCCAAAGTCACTTTTTTATTGCTCGCCGTAGCGGTCTATTTTTCGTTAGCCGTCTTTTCTCATTTGTCGATCGGCGTGCGCCACATTTTGCCAATCTATCCATTCTTGTTCGTTATGATCGGTGGCACGGTCGCGCAGCTTTGGCGGGTGCGAACCGTTGTCACCGGCGGCGCGATCACTGTTTTAGGTCTGTGGTGCGTTTGGTCGACGATCAACACCTATCCACACTTTCTTGCCTATTTTAACGAGCTGGCCGGCGGCGCGCGCCAGGGCCACAAAATTTTACTCGATTCTAACTTGGACTGGGGCCAGGATCTCAAAGGGTTGAAAGCTTGGATGACGCAAAACCAGGTGAAGAAAATTCAGTTCGTCTATTTCGGGTTTCACAATGACGCCGAGCCGCGTTACTTCGGTATCGACGCGCAATTTTTGCCGGGCAGTTGGGTCAGCTCCGATCTCACGTCAAACAAGTTCACCGACCCCTCGGACTATCTGGCGATCAGCGCCAATCATCTGTTTGGCCGGCACTACATCCGCGGCGAGCGACGTGTCGATTTTCTTAAACCGTTCTTATCCTTAAGCCCCACGGCGATTATCGGCCATTCGATTTACGTTTATCGGATCAGCCAAGCGATCGTCGCGTTACGCGAAACCGTCACGACGTATCCCGAGTCGGCGCAGGCTCATGCCGATCTTGGCAGTCTGCTGGAAAATCAAGGGGACGTCGCTGACGCTGAGAAACATTACCGCCAAGCGGTGCAACAACAAAGCGCGCCAACGAAGGCGTTGTATAATCTCGGCATGATTTTAGCGAAGCAAGACAATGTCGACGAAGCGATCGAATTCTTGCAGCGAGCCCGCACGGCGAGTCCAGGCGATGAAGATATTCACTATGATTTAGCTTTGGCGCTGGCGGTGCGAGGCGACATCGAGCACGCCATGGGAGAACTTCGCCAAACGATTCTCATCGAACCGCTCTATACCAAGGCGTATTACAATCTCGCCATTTTGTTAGCTCGGCAAGGGCAAAACTCAGAAGCTGTGGCAGCTCTTCGCGATGCCGTAAAGGCTAACCCGCTGTTCGCTAAGGCGCACTATCAAATCGGTGTAATGCTTGGCCAAGGCGGCGCCCATGAAGAAGCGATATGGAGTTACCGCCAAGCACTGCAAGTCGATCCGAGCATGGCAGAGGCGCACGAAAGTCTCGGTAAGTTGTTGGCCTCGATGGGCCGGACGGACGAAGGCGTGAAGCATCTCGAAGCGGCTGTAAGATTGATCAAGTCGCGCCCGCTCGCGCGGTGA
- a CDS encoding phospholipid carrier-dependent glycosyltransferase — protein MPPLKTTQLWATHRVGAKSAVKIIFAIVVIASVLRFFDLGQLPAGINVDEASNGWNAYTLLKTGKDQHGVAWPIFYTRAFGENRSVSYIYALLPFQAFAGLSVQATRLPAAFGGVLSILLIYFVGARLFGHPTGLVAAAMLAMNPWHLQISRLGVEALLVPLLVLASLTALLWADFPFGADDTRGPKPIRAALAGLILGVSCFGYWAVRIFLPLFFVGAVAVTWQHWWHRLKTRDGAIAIGCLALAITLVGAPLLWRHLSDPEIAKRGRIQGWVWEESDSFADKATKALARYPGHFGPDFLFINGDNDPAYSPLTGAALFHWYDLPLLILGLIVCLRQARASPPARLLLLWLLLYPLADLFARHSSLHALRSLPGLPALVLLAAIGAVHGTEWLWRRRSTLAPIGYALLGLVAVFNFIFLKQFYLDRKPSAEKFYANQVDHFQACEWLRPQLGGVDAVFWTGSSAHRYIYTVICLGYEPEQWFRDVREIVPGPLPGGVFAHEDIYLRVGKFHFMFGDQQSRAALTELLHNDRPDRVMFVVRPGDLGLHKTARPIHEVLGPDGKPTLWIFDTKL, from the coding sequence ATGCCGCCACTGAAAACCACTCAACTCTGGGCGACTCATCGCGTTGGCGCTAAGTCGGCGGTGAAAATTATCTTCGCTATCGTCGTCATTGCCAGCGTGCTGCGTTTCTTCGATCTCGGTCAGCTTCCCGCCGGGATCAATGTCGATGAAGCTTCGAACGGTTGGAATGCTTACACGCTACTCAAAACCGGCAAAGATCAACATGGTGTCGCCTGGCCGATTTTTTACACCCGCGCCTTCGGCGAGAACCGCAGCGTTTCGTATATCTACGCGTTGCTGCCGTTTCAGGCTTTCGCCGGCTTGAGCGTGCAGGCGACTCGGCTACCTGCCGCGTTCGGCGGCGTGCTCTCCATCTTGCTAATCTATTTTGTCGGTGCGCGGCTGTTCGGTCACCCGACCGGCTTGGTGGCCGCGGCGATGTTGGCGATGAATCCCTGGCACTTGCAGATCAGCCGTCTCGGCGTCGAAGCGTTGTTGGTGCCGTTGTTGGTCCTGGCTTCACTTACCGCTTTGTTGTGGGCTGATTTTCCGTTCGGCGCCGACGATACTCGTGGTCCCAAGCCAATTCGTGCCGCGCTGGCCGGATTGATACTTGGGGTTAGCTGTTTCGGCTATTGGGCGGTGCGGATATTCTTACCGCTGTTTTTTGTCGGCGCTGTCGCTGTTACGTGGCAACATTGGTGGCATCGACTAAAAACTCGCGACGGGGCAATCGCGATTGGCTGCCTGGCGCTGGCGATTACACTTGTTGGCGCGCCGCTGCTTTGGCGCCATCTCAGCGATCCGGAAATCGCCAAGCGCGGCCGAATCCAAGGTTGGGTTTGGGAGGAGTCCGATAGTTTCGCAGACAAGGCTACTAAAGCGCTGGCGCGCTATCCCGGCCACTTTGGGCCGGATTTTTTGTTCATCAATGGCGACAACGATCCGGCTTACTCGCCTTTGACCGGCGCCGCGCTGTTTCACTGGTACGATCTGCCATTGCTGATCTTGGGGCTGATCGTTTGTCTACGCCAGGCGCGTGCTTCGCCGCCGGCGCGCTTGTTGTTGCTTTGGTTGCTGCTTTATCCGCTGGCGGATCTGTTTGCGCGTCATTCCAGTTTACATGCGCTCAGAAGCCTGCCGGGATTGCCGGCGCTGGTTCTGTTAGCTGCCATCGGCGCGGTGCATGGGACAGAGTGGCTTTGGCGCCGCCGCTCGACGCTGGCGCCCATCGGCTACGCCTTGCTTGGGCTAGTCGCGGTATTCAACTTTATTTTTCTCAAGCAATTTTATTTGGACCGGAAGCCATCGGCGGAGAAATTTTACGCCAATCAGGTCGATCACTTCCAAGCATGTGAATGGCTTCGTCCCCAACTTGGCGGCGTCGATGCGGTGTTCTGGACCGGTTCGTCGGCGCACCGCTACATTTACACGGTCATCTGTCTTGGCTACGAACCCGAACAATGGTTTCGCGATGTCCGCGAGATCGTTCCCGGGCCGCTGCCCGGCGGTGTCTTCGCCCACGAAGATATTTATTTGCGTGTCGGCAAATTTCACTTCATGTTTGGCGACCAGCAGAGCCGCGCCGCACTCACCGAATTGCTGCACAACGATCGGCCGGATCGGGTGATGTTTGTCGTCAGGCCGGGGGATCTCGGTTTGCACAAGACTGCACGACCGATTCACGAGGTGCTGGGCCCGGACGGCAAGCCGACGCTGTGGATCTTCGACACTAAATTGTAA